The following DNA comes from Nicotiana sylvestris chromosome 10, ASM39365v2, whole genome shotgun sequence.
TCTTGAGCAGCCATACACGTAGGAGACAAAACCAAAGAGAGGTCAGCCGCAAAAACCAAGCGAGACCCCTCCCCAGCTTCTTCTTCATTAGGATACAAGATAAAACCCTAATAGCCTAAGGAAAATAGGAGCGGCTAAGCCTTAGCACACCCATGACCTTTCTCCTTCACTTCACGCCAAACGACCCCATCTCCCACAACTGAACGGAACTTCACACACACGCACACGCTGAAAACAGTTGAATCCATCTTGGAGCTCGTTTGCAAGATCTGTTCAGCGCCAGATATTGAAGTGTTGAGTTCGTCGAGGTTCGGTGCATCGAGGTCATACGGCGAGGAAGAAGATCGATCTTCAGATCTGCTTTGCCCAAGTAATTCTTGTTTTTTACTATTCCTATACTATGTTAATGATCTCTTTACTATCGAATTATAATGTAAATTTCGTTAATTAGTTTCTGTAATTGTTTTGCAAATGGAGTTTTTTGATCTGGATTCGGTTTTTGCTTTATGAAAACATGAATATCGAATGATGATTGGATAATAATGATATTATTGATTATTAGCTTGTAAAGGATATATATGAGAAAATTGTGAAAAACGCACAATGATGGTGGATTGAACATAGTTAAGAAGCTGCAGTTATAAAAAAATTCCCGTTGTTTGTGTAGTTGTTCTCCGCGGTTTTGAATTTATTCACTTAGTTGTCTGCTCATAGGTTACTctaattggttatagctgaacatgatTTTGACGCAGTATAGAAATTAGGTTGCTATTCTTTACCTGAACTACGTCAAATTAAATTAAAGGGGCTCGggtatgcatttcatgtgaccctgccATAATTtggaacaataataataaaaataaacatgttgcAAACCcggatgtgcatttcatgtgacccaacttcTAATTTCCAATGAGGTTAAATAGAtcgtgtcgtgaaccacgggtgcatttcatgtagcgtggcttgtgatgtgttttaaataaccttgaaataagtccttaaataaataaaagcggttttaaagttaaaaatgcacataggtttaaaagtgttttaaaatcagataattaggccaataataacagttgaacgactgtgctaaaaccacggaactcgggaatgtctaacaccttctcccgggttaacagaattccttacccggatttatgtgttcgcgaactgtaaatagagtcaatctttcctagatttgggatttgaaccggtaacttgggacaccataaaattatcccaagtggcgactttggaggatatgcttagagcatgtgtttgactttggagggcagtgggatcagttcttgcccttggcggagtttgcatataacaacagctatcagtccagcattgagatggctccatacgaggctttatatggtcgctGTTGTCATTATCCTATCGGGTGGTTCGAGCCTGGTGAGGCCAAGTTGTATGGTACAGACTttgtacaggatgccttggataaggtaaagttcattcaggagaggcttcgcacagctcagtccagacagaagagttacgcggatcagaaggcgcgtgatgtatcatctatggttggcgagaaggttctcttgaaagtctctcCAATGAAAGgtattatgaggttcgggaagaagggcaagttgagcccaaggtttatcgatccctttgaggtgttgaagagagttggggaggttgcctatgagcttgccttacccccCAGCTtatcaggagttcatccagtttttcatgtatcgatgcttcggaagtatcatgccgACTTCTCCCATATGTTGGACgtcagtactattcagctggacGAGAGCCTGGGTtatgaggagccagttgccatcattgatagacaggatcgccagttgagatccaagaggatttctgcggtaaaggtttagtggaggggccaaccagttgaggaggtgatttgggagtccgaggaggacatacagagcagatatccacatttatttagcagctcaggtacttttctatgtccgttcaaggacgaacatttgtttaagaagtGGATAATGTAACGACCTGCTGTTTTAGCCCAAGGATTTCGGTATCTCTGACTCTAAGCTCCTCCCGCATTAGATCATTTTTTTGTTTGAGCTGAAAAATTCAAATTAAGGTATCAAATGCTCAATTGACTGAAGCACAAAAATAAACCCACGAAGGTTGTATTACTTGCTCATCGATATCGGCCCACTCTCGAGATATCCTCTCTAAATGAGCTCGAAGGTCACCTAGCTCCCCCTCATTTTGGGCATGAAGAGCCTTGAGTTCATCCAATTCAGAAACGAGCTTCCTAAATTCGTACTCACAACGAGCCAACTCTGCTTGTAACTTGGAAAAGGCTTGGTTGGAGAGATTGAAGGCCAGAAAACACAGAAGAAGGGAGTCAGAAAAGCAAGAATCAAAACTGAAAATACAACGGTCAAATCAAGATCACTTGTTGTCGAAGCTTCTCGACTTATTCATAGATCAAAGAGGCATCGATATCCGGACCTTCCTCAACCCCGGCAAGATATCCTTCAAACATACTATTCTCTTCGGGGGATTCCCCCATGATGAGAGTTTTCATATCTTGGGCATCCCATATTTTCCAGGAGAAAATGATGGGCCCGGCAGAGGCTCATCTACGTTGATCACCTCGACTGGGTCGACGGGGGCCCTCTCCCTCCTGCGAGGGACTTCATCATTGTTTTCTTCGGGTTCATTGACCAGGTGCCCTTCAGCACACGACGTGTTTTAGATATTAGTCAGCCTGGGGACTTCGTCTAAGCCCTTTTTAACATTCCCTCAGTTTGGGCTGGGACCCTTCGGTGGCCTCAGTTCCAGTAGCTTCTGCCGGGGGATCCGACCTGtgatttcttctttctctttttctccttaGCAGTCTTCGGGTTATCTGCTTCCCTAGGCAGGGGTTCCCTCATCAAAACGGCCTTTCCAAGGCCTGTATAGGCACAAAGGGTGAGAATACTAGTGAGAGATATCTTCTCTAAAGAGCTCAAGTATGAATAGAGATAAAAActcaccatgatttttggcctcccaaCGGGTCTTAGCCAGGTCGCGCTACACGCGCTTAGCATATGGGTAGATCGAATCAAGTCATTGAACCCAGATCGGGAGATCGTTGACAGCGTCGGGGTACCACTCGACAGCTGTATCATCGAAGAAAGTTAATTCAAAGTCAAGAAAAGGTATCCGATCAGTAGAACATGTTTACTTACGATTTatattccatttctcagggaatGGAATTCTCTTAGCAGGGATCAGTTCCGAGGTCCTGACTCGAACAAagcggctcatccaccctcggtccttGTCTTCATCGATGCTAGCAAAAAAGGCCTTCGGGGATCGACGTTTTAGCTTAATCAGGCCACCTCGGTAAAGCCATAGGCTATACAGTCTAATTAGATGGTCGAGGTTAAAATTCATCCCCTCAACCATGTTTGAGAAATACCTAATCATATAAACGATGTGCCAGAATGAGGGATAGATTTGTCCAAGTGTCACCTGATATTGGCTGCAGAAATCGAGGATCACTAGATATATCGATGGCAAAGAGGCTTCTACCAGGCCTAAGGTGAAAGGATATATGTATACACTGAGGAAACTGGCCTTGTGCTTGGTTATGTCTTCTTCtcgtgaaggaatctctacttgGACCGCCTTCCCCCAATGGCAGTCGGCCTTCACCTTCTCGATTTCAGTTATTAAACTGATATATCGAGACATGGGTTTGCATCATCCCGGAATAGAGGAGGGGTTTTCAACCTAGAAATCAGA
Coding sequences within:
- the LOC138879035 gene encoding uncharacterized protein gives rise to the protein MAPYEALYGRCCHYPIGWFEPGEAKLYGTDFVQDALDKVKFIQERLRTAQSRQKSYADQKARDVSSMVGEKVLLKVSPMKGIMRFGKKGKLSPRFIDPFEVLKRVGEVAYELALPPSLSGVHPVFHVSMLRKYHADFSHMLDVSTIQLDESLGYEEPVAIIDRQDRQLRSKRISAVKV